One Myxosarcina sp. GI1 genomic window carries:
- a CDS encoding DUF3445 domain-containing protein — MSNSIKAINNFPFPFADDSYMYSVNIEPVTDEALFDVDEHYHTEIKERDRILKQGKQGRYLTLPHMRDAQWDALEVMMNDLATWFPESFTLTQKGDRWTWENKKLDLQDTFTFLDEATLPYEPFEYISRQVQEDIILLDQREGDLFMDAGILTFPASWSLGFDEGMRFEEFHGPVPRAHEMGVFKKAKAFLMRVEIGKPWTRLNWTMTVNRRLDTSLESYADWGIEDSTVTLENCGEKVHLRVEVQRFVRLPRSNALMFPIHTYLISLNELLLKPVWTKRLEKVLKNLPEDLVEYKGLSLYRDTVLAWLSQNEPQPELASS, encoded by the coding sequence ATGAGTAACAGTATTAAAGCAATTAACAATTTTCCCTTTCCTTTTGCCGATGATTCCTATATGTACTCGGTTAATATCGAACCCGTTACCGACGAGGCTTTATTTGATGTTGACGAACACTATCACACAGAAATTAAAGAGCGCGATCGCATCCTCAAACAGGGCAAACAGGGACGCTATCTAACCTTGCCCCACATGCGCGATGCTCAGTGGGATGCTTTGGAAGTAATGATGAACGATCTGGCTACTTGGTTTCCAGAGTCTTTTACTCTAACTCAAAAGGGCGATCGCTGGACTTGGGAAAATAAAAAACTCGATCTTCAAGATACTTTTACTTTTTTAGACGAAGCGACTCTACCATACGAACCCTTTGAATATATCTCGCGTCAGGTACAAGAAGATATCATTCTCCTCGACCAACGGGAAGGAGATTTGTTTATGGATGCGGGAATTCTAACTTTTCCTGCCAGTTGGTCTTTGGGCTTTGATGAGGGGATGCGTTTTGAGGAGTTTCACGGACCAGTACCGCGAGCGCACGAAATGGGCGTGTTTAAGAAAGCCAAAGCCTTTTTGATGCGGGTAGAAATCGGCAAACCCTGGACGCGGCTTAACTGGACGATGACCGTCAACCGACGCTTGGACACTTCTTTAGAATCCTATGCCGACTGGGGCATAGAGGACAGTACGGTTACTTTAGAAAACTGTGGCGAAAAAGTTCATTTGCGGGTAGAAGTCCAGAGATTTGTCCGCTTACCTCGAAGTAATGCTCTTATGTTTCCCATCCATACTTATCTAATTAGTTTAAATGAACTGTTACTTAAACCAGTTTGGACGAAACGGTTAGAAAAAGTGCTTAAAAATCTGCCAGAAGATCTAGTCGAGTATAAAGGCTTGAGCCTTTACCGCGACACGGTATTAGCTTGGCTATCTCAGAATGAGCCTCAGCCAGAATTGGCTTCGTCATAA